The region ACGGTCGTCTCTAAGCTGAATGCAGGCAGGGGGCTTGCAATGTTGGCGTATGGGGAGACTGGGCGGAATGGCGCTTCAGGTAAATGTGGAACGGTCGCGAAAGTCGAACCGGGGGACGGTTTTGGCGCTCAGGCTGATGGCATCGGCGGCAGTGGGCATCACGATGCTGGGACAGGCACCGATAGCAATGGCGCAGACCGCTCAGCGCAGCTTCAACATTCCGGCGCAGCCGCTGGCATCGGCGCTGAATGCCTTCGGGCGACAGTCCGGTCTGCAGGTTTCGCTTGCCGCGTCCACATCGCAGGGTATCACCTCCCGTGCCGTTTCCGGTAACTTGTCCGCGCAGGCCGCACTAGGGCAACTGCTGGAAGGCACCGGAATTCCCTATAGCATTTCCAACGGCACGGCGGTGATCGGTCGCTCAGTACCCGCGCCCGTCGCGTCCGGTGACGGAAACAGCACGGTCCTTGAAACCATCGTGTTACAAGGACAATCCGTCGGTCAGGGCGATGTCGGCGAGACCGTCATCGGAGCAGACGAGCTGGAAAGGATCAACCCCAGCGACATCGCAGACGTCTTCCGCGAACAGGCTGGCGTGCAGGTCGGCAGTTCGCTGCCCATGTCGCAAAAGGTCTATGTCCACGGCGTCGAAGAAACCAATCTTGCGGTGAGTATCGATGGCGCCCGCCAGAACAACAAGGTCTTTCACCACAACGCCACCAACCTGATCGACCCGTCGATCCTGAAGGCCGTCGACGTCGATTCAGGTATCGCTCCTGCCGATGCCGGTCCTGGCGCGCTTGCTGGCGCGATCAACTACGAGACCAAAGATGCAAAAGACCTGCTGACCGATGGCCAGACATTCGGCGGGTTTGTGACCTCGACCTATAATTTCAACAGCGAAACAGTTGTAACCGGCCTGTCGGCCTATGGCTTGAAGGACGGGCTGGATTACCTCGGCTATTTCACCTTCGGCAAAGGCAATGATTTCCACGGCGGCAATGGTGACGTTGTGGACGGGACCACAACGAACCTGTTGAGCGGGCTGGGCAAAGTCGGCTACGAATTCGATAGCGGCGACCGTTTTGAAATAAGCCATGATCGACTGGTGGACGATGCGCCGCGTCCTTACCGTGCAAATGCGGGATTTGTGGTGGCGCGCCCTTGGGAACCACGAATCCGCGATTACCGGCTGGAGCGGCAAAATACCGTCTTCACATACACCGACGAAACTCCCGAAGGCTGGTGGGATCCAAAGGTCATGCTGGCCTATGGCTCGACTGAGGTGACCTTACCCATCTACGGACCCACAGGCCGTCTCTATGATGACAGTGGCAAGACCTCGACGTTCAACGGCAAGTTCGAAA is a window of Agrobacterium vaccinii DNA encoding:
- a CDS encoding TonB-dependent receptor, which gives rise to MALQVNVERSRKSNRGTVLALRLMASAAVGITMLGQAPIAMAQTAQRSFNIPAQPLASALNAFGRQSGLQVSLAASTSQGITSRAVSGNLSAQAALGQLLEGTGIPYSISNGTAVIGRSVPAPVASGDGNSTVLETIVLQGQSVGQGDVGETVIGADELERINPSDIADVFREQAGVQVGSSLPMSQKVYVHGVEETNLAVSIDGARQNNKVFHHNATNLIDPSILKAVDVDSGIAPADAGPGALAGAINYETKDAKDLLTDGQTFGGFVTSTYNFNSETVVTGLSAYGLKDGLDYLGYFTFGKGNDFHGGNGDVVDGTTTNLLSGLGKVGYEFDSGDRFEISHDRLVDDAPRPYRANAGFVVARPWEPRIRDYRLERQNTVFTYTDETPEGWWDPKVMLAYGSTEVTLPIYGPTGRLYDDSGKTSTFNGKFENKFSFDIGSVVAGIDFYNDRATLNDPTDGSREKAQNLGIYAQARLEPWERTRLSFGARGDRQWFTGTNDSEFDNAGLSVNISGEYDLTDILTAKAGFSHVWAGVPLAENFIMNPNWNYGSQGPAPVKADNYMIGLDAEYNGFTADVSLFRTDIDNARVPLYNLATAGALNRRNLTSKGFEVGAGYEWTSSYIKVKYAHIDVDVNGSPADSDSGNYLASPVGDIITITAAHTFDQWNLTVGGDIEIAPEYDHVAADKAPYKAYEVVNVFTEWKPEQLQNFTFRAEVKNLFDESYSDRATYGQEFGNVTPLFEPGRSFLITAKATF